Genomic window (Chloroflexota bacterium):
GTGGACGTGTCGGTCAGCGCGACCGGCGCCGACAATATTGCCATCGAGCGGGCGGCGTTCCTGTCGTTTGACGCGCAGCCGCCGGCCGAAAGTATTATGCCGGTTGTCAACCTGGCGCTGCTGATCGGCGCGCTGCTATTGATCGTTGTCGGCGTGTTCATGCTGGCGCGGCGTGCGCGGCGGCGTATCATGCGCCGTTGAAATGCAGGTTACGCAGGAGGCCTGTCGATGTTGATGTCGAACAATCGTCTGTCCGGTACGCACCGGTTTCTGTCCGGTCACTCGTTCTACGCGCTGGTGCTGTGCACGGGGTTGTGCTTTGCGTTCTTCGCCGGGCGCGTCTATCTGGCGCGCAGTTTCACGCTCGGCTTCCTGATCTGGAACCTGTTCCTGGCGTGGGTGCCGTATCTGTGCAGTCTGTGGGTGACCGCGCTCTGGCGGCGCGGCGCGCTGTCGCGCGTGCTGGCCCTGCTGCCGGCGGCGGCCTGGCTGCTGTTCCTGCCGAACGCGCCGTACCTGGTGACCGACCTGGCGCACCTCGACCCGCGGCCGCCCGTGCCGTACTGGTACGATATCGGCATGCTGGCGACGTTCGCGCTGAACGGGCTGTTCCTCGCGTTCGCATCGCTGCGCGCGATGCAGGCGCTGGTCGAGCGCGCCACAGGGCGCATCGCCGGCTGGCTGTTCGTGATGCTGGCGATCGGTTTGAGTGGTTTCGGCATCTACCTCGGCCGCTTCGACC
Coding sequences:
- a CDS encoding DUF1361 domain-containing protein, translated to MSNNRLSGTHRFLSGHSFYALVLCTGLCFAFFAGRVYLARSFTLGFLIWNLFLAWVPYLCSLWVTALWRRGALSRVLALLPAAAWLLFLPNAPYLVTDLAHLDPRPPVPYWYDIGMLATFALNGLFLAFASLRAMQALVERATGRIAGWLFVMLAIGLSGFGIYLGRFDRLNSWDLWTQPDDVLGMIFGYLRYPSSQTAGVTLMFAAILFVFYVAFVSAREPLPLRAQAER